The Pseudarthrobacter sp. NS4 genome includes a window with the following:
- a CDS encoding glycoside hydrolase family 78 protein, producing MTQTPWLAVMITPEQDFDGAPRLRQEFRVAEGHGAVAKATLRATAFGVYEAFINGVPVGEDVLSPGWSSYEWRLRYRTYDVTALVAPSSVLGVELGNGWYRGRLAWHGKSNLYGKDLGFFGQLDIEFADGHVQSVASDTSWQSGPSATTFNDLYDGQTIDARRNQSGWAEPGFDDGTWTGVQELEFDVDRLAEPVSPPVVRTAVVKPVEITTSPSGKTLVDFGQNLVGWLRFTIQGEAGSVITLRHAEVLEDGELGTRPLRSAKATDTFVLSGGQDVFEPTKTFHGFRYAEVTGWPGTPTAESLEAVVVHSDLERTGTFECSNELVNQLHRNIVWGLRGNFLDLPTDCPQRDERLGWTGDIAVFAPTAAFLYDVKGFLQDWLLDLAVEQKAADGLVPITVPDALKYCSQPAEFPSPESSALWSEASVWVPWALWEAYGDISVLQDQYESMTAHTRRVETLLSPTGLWDRGFQFGDWLDPDAAPDQPWAAKADTGVVATACLYRTACLTAQAARLLGKTDDAAYFEQLAARVRASFGEHYVAADGTIHSDCTTVYALALAFDVLQTPTLRKFAGGRLAELVRDNNYRVSTGFAGTPFITHALTDTGYMDEAYRLLLEEGCPSWLYPVTMGATTVWERWDSMLPDGTINPGEMTSFNHYALGAVAGWLHKTVGGISPAAPGYSKVRIAPVPGGDIDWARTSLRTPHGTVQVEWRLDDGALHLEATVPEGVEADVVLPGGELRTVGGGTHRFSSVLHIAASVAG from the coding sequence ATGACGCAGACACCCTGGCTCGCAGTGATGATCACCCCTGAGCAGGACTTCGACGGCGCCCCGCGCCTGCGTCAGGAGTTCCGGGTGGCGGAGGGTCACGGCGCCGTGGCCAAAGCCACCCTGCGGGCAACCGCCTTCGGTGTCTACGAGGCTTTCATCAACGGTGTTCCGGTAGGTGAGGATGTCTTGAGCCCGGGCTGGAGCTCCTACGAATGGCGGCTCCGCTACCGCACCTACGACGTGACCGCCCTGGTTGCCCCGTCCTCTGTGCTGGGCGTGGAACTGGGGAACGGCTGGTACCGGGGCCGGCTCGCCTGGCACGGCAAATCCAACCTCTACGGCAAGGATCTCGGTTTTTTCGGCCAGCTGGACATCGAGTTCGCAGACGGACACGTCCAGTCGGTAGCGTCGGATACCTCCTGGCAGTCTGGCCCGTCCGCCACTACATTCAACGATCTCTATGACGGGCAAACCATCGATGCGCGCCGGAACCAGTCCGGCTGGGCGGAGCCGGGCTTCGATGACGGCACCTGGACGGGCGTGCAGGAATTGGAATTCGACGTCGACCGGCTGGCAGAGCCGGTTAGCCCGCCCGTGGTGCGTACCGCCGTGGTCAAACCGGTGGAAATCACCACCTCGCCCAGCGGCAAGACGCTGGTGGATTTCGGTCAGAACCTGGTGGGCTGGCTTCGATTCACAATTCAGGGGGAGGCGGGTTCCGTTATCACCCTGCGGCACGCCGAGGTGCTGGAGGACGGCGAGCTGGGCACCCGTCCCCTGCGCTCGGCCAAGGCAACAGACACTTTCGTTCTTTCCGGCGGGCAGGACGTCTTCGAACCCACCAAGACCTTCCACGGCTTCCGCTATGCCGAGGTCACCGGCTGGCCGGGAACGCCCACCGCAGAATCGCTTGAGGCCGTAGTGGTGCACTCTGACCTGGAGCGCACCGGCACCTTCGAGTGCTCCAACGAACTGGTCAACCAGCTGCACCGCAACATCGTCTGGGGCCTGCGTGGCAACTTCCTGGACCTGCCCACCGACTGCCCGCAGCGCGACGAGAGGCTCGGGTGGACCGGTGATATTGCGGTCTTCGCTCCCACCGCTGCCTTCCTCTACGACGTCAAAGGCTTCCTGCAGGACTGGCTGCTGGATCTTGCTGTTGAGCAGAAGGCTGCCGACGGCCTGGTGCCCATCACCGTTCCGGATGCGCTGAAGTACTGCTCCCAGCCGGCCGAGTTCCCTTCGCCGGAGTCATCCGCGCTGTGGAGCGAGGCGTCCGTCTGGGTACCGTGGGCGTTGTGGGAAGCCTACGGGGACATCAGCGTGCTGCAGGACCAGTACGAATCCATGACCGCGCACACGCGCCGGGTGGAAACTCTGCTTTCACCCACCGGGCTTTGGGACAGGGGTTTCCAGTTCGGTGACTGGCTGGATCCCGACGCCGCGCCGGACCAGCCGTGGGCCGCCAAGGCAGATACAGGCGTCGTCGCCACCGCCTGCCTGTACCGGACGGCATGCCTCACCGCCCAGGCTGCCCGGCTCCTTGGGAAGACCGACGACGCCGCGTACTTCGAACAGCTGGCAGCCCGGGTCCGGGCGTCCTTCGGGGAGCACTACGTGGCGGCAGATGGAACTATCCACAGCGACTGCACCACGGTGTACGCCCTGGCCCTTGCCTTCGATGTGCTCCAGACCCCCACCTTGCGGAAGTTCGCCGGCGGCCGCCTGGCAGAACTTGTCCGGGACAACAACTATCGGGTCTCCACCGGGTTCGCCGGCACGCCGTTCATCACCCACGCCCTCACCGATACCGGCTACATGGACGAGGCCTACCGCCTGCTCCTCGAGGAAGGCTGCCCGTCCTGGCTCTACCCGGTGACCATGGGAGCCACGACGGTATGGGAACGCTGGGATTCCATGTTGCCCGACGGCACCATCAACCCAGGCGAGATGACCAGCTTCAACCACTACGCCCTGGGCGCCGTAGCCGGATGGCTGCACAAGACCGTCGGTGGCATCAGCCCGGCAGCCCCGGGCTACAGCAAGGTACGGATCGCACCGGTTCCCGGCGGAGACATCGACTGGGCCAGGACTTCACTGAGGACCCCGCACGGAACCGTTCAGGTTGAGTGGCGGCTCGACGACGGCGCCCTCCACCTCGAGGCGACGGTACCCGAGGGGGTGGAGGCCGACGTCGTGCTTCCGGGCGGTGAGCTCCGAACCGTGGGCGGCGGCACGCACCGCTTCAGCTCCGTTCTCCACATTGCTGCTTCGGTAGCGGGCTGA
- a CDS encoding ABC transporter ATP-binding protein, with product MSTATSVRPESARPAAAQPLLEVKDLVVRYGRGRIAAATPAAVDGVSFSIAPGETVGLVGESGSGKSTIGKAILGLQKVTAGTITYQGRDITSAGASQRRALGGELRAVFQDPNSSLNPRNTVGSSLAEPLRLRGVNATEARQRAEDMLERVGLPRDAVDRYPSQFSGGQRQRISVARALICDPQLVVCDEAVSALDLSTQAQVLNLLADLREERGLSYLFIAHDIAVVQFLAQRVVVLYRGQVMESGPAAAVTENPRHPFTQALVAASPVPRPAEQAARREARESLGVRTGAAATPAPGGCPFRLRCPLATELCATERPALRLVGGSEVACHYAS from the coding sequence ATGAGCACCGCAACTTCGGTCCGCCCTGAATCGGCACGGCCCGCCGCCGCCCAGCCGCTGCTCGAAGTCAAGGACCTGGTGGTCCGTTACGGACGCGGGCGAATAGCGGCGGCCACTCCGGCTGCTGTTGACGGCGTCAGTTTCAGCATCGCCCCCGGTGAAACCGTGGGCCTGGTAGGGGAGTCCGGCTCCGGCAAATCAACCATCGGCAAGGCGATCTTGGGCCTGCAGAAGGTTACTGCCGGAACCATTACCTACCAGGGCAGGGACATCACGTCCGCCGGCGCTTCCCAGCGCCGGGCTTTGGGCGGGGAACTCCGCGCGGTCTTCCAGGACCCCAACTCCTCGCTGAACCCCCGGAACACGGTGGGCTCCTCGCTTGCGGAACCTCTCCGGCTCCGTGGCGTGAACGCGACCGAGGCGAGGCAGCGTGCCGAGGACATGCTGGAACGCGTGGGGCTGCCCCGCGACGCCGTTGACCGATACCCCAGTCAGTTTTCCGGCGGGCAAAGGCAGCGGATTTCCGTTGCACGGGCGCTCATCTGCGATCCCCAGCTGGTGGTCTGCGATGAAGCTGTCAGCGCGCTGGACCTCTCCACGCAGGCGCAGGTGCTGAACCTTCTGGCCGATCTCCGTGAGGAACGCGGCCTTAGTTATCTGTTCATCGCCCACGACATCGCCGTGGTGCAGTTCCTCGCCCAGCGTGTGGTGGTGCTTTACCGTGGCCAGGTAATGGAAAGCGGCCCTGCCGCCGCCGTCACCGAGAACCCCAGGCACCCGTTCACCCAGGCGCTCGTTGCAGCTTCCCCGGTGCCGCGGCCCGCCGAGCAGGCCGCCCGCCGTGAGGCTCGTGAATCCCTGGGCGTTCGAACAGGTGCCGCTGCTACTCCCGCTCCGGGCGGGTGCCCCTTCCGGCTCCGTTGCCCGCTTGCAACGGAATTGTGCGCTACAGAGCGTCCCGCCCTCCGGCTGGTGGGCGGCTCTGAAGTCGCCTGCCACTACGCATCCTGA
- a CDS encoding dipeptide/oligopeptide/nickel ABC transporter permease/ATP-binding protein: protein MIPNVAPAPADSSEPATTVLPKTSGRRAVQRFSANKLFSAPGSIAGVVWLAAIVAASLTAPLWLPYKTQDQDLTAVLSGPTAAHWLGTDELGRDILSRIFSAAAGTLGTSMITVIVAIGLGTLLAMLAAAAGDRVENVISRVTEILMSLPGTVIILAVIGVVGTNIPLVMAILGILISAGIYRVMLGQAKSLQSQLYVDAAKVDGVSTVGISLRHVLPGLTNTIVVQAALIFAVGMLIQAGLAFIGFGPPIPEPSWGAMIQSASQNLYNAPWLMVPTGAVLALTVLSANAIGNALGKAPNAAASHLPSAAARRQRTKSVKAATARAAAAGPGSGNDAAGKDTLMVRNLFVGVDNGVPLVTDVSFDVAPGTVLGLVGESGCGKTMTALSLLGLLPSGVSVTGGQILWNGKNMAAVTDKEAEGVRGRGIALISQEPMRALDPMFTVGYQLTAAIRRLRAMGRADAKAEALNLLEKVGIVDAARILKTYPHQISGGMAQRVAIALALSGRPRLLVADEPTTALDVTVQAEILSLLRSLVKDTGMSVVIVTHDLGVVADLCDQVAVMYAGEVVENGRTDSILDNPRHPYTLALLAADPHANHATDMPERLATIEGQVPQPKDWPSTCRFAARCQFAGSACLVPIPLLPSGTGDGLVRCVKADELAVEGLDWVATDVPAHQVLKLVDAGAPPAGPEHRTAEKDHS, encoded by the coding sequence ATGATTCCCAACGTTGCCCCCGCACCGGCCGATTCGTCTGAACCGGCCACCACCGTTCTTCCCAAGACTTCCGGCCGCCGGGCCGTCCAGCGCTTCTCGGCCAACAAGCTCTTCTCCGCACCGGGAAGCATCGCCGGGGTGGTCTGGCTGGCCGCAATTGTGGCCGCTTCCCTGACGGCACCGCTTTGGCTGCCCTACAAAACCCAGGACCAGGACCTCACGGCAGTCCTTTCCGGACCAACCGCCGCCCATTGGCTCGGAACCGACGAGCTGGGACGGGACATCCTGAGCCGCATCTTCAGCGCCGCTGCCGGCACCCTGGGGACGTCCATGATCACGGTCATCGTCGCCATCGGCCTCGGCACTTTGCTGGCCATGCTGGCAGCCGCCGCAGGCGATCGGGTGGAGAACGTCATCAGCCGCGTCACCGAAATTCTGATGTCCCTGCCCGGCACGGTCATCATCCTGGCTGTAATCGGCGTGGTGGGCACCAACATCCCGTTAGTCATGGCCATCCTGGGCATCCTCATCTCGGCCGGTATCTACCGCGTGATGCTGGGCCAGGCAAAATCCCTGCAGTCCCAGCTGTACGTTGACGCCGCCAAGGTGGACGGCGTCAGCACAGTGGGGATCAGCCTTCGTCATGTGCTGCCTGGCCTGACCAACACCATCGTGGTCCAGGCGGCATTGATTTTCGCCGTCGGCATGCTCATCCAGGCCGGTCTGGCCTTTATCGGGTTCGGCCCGCCCATCCCCGAACCCAGCTGGGGCGCCATGATCCAGAGCGCGTCCCAGAACCTTTACAACGCACCCTGGCTTATGGTTCCCACCGGCGCCGTGCTTGCCTTGACGGTTCTGTCTGCCAACGCGATCGGCAACGCCCTCGGGAAGGCACCGAACGCCGCAGCCTCCCACCTGCCTTCGGCAGCCGCCCGGCGCCAACGGACGAAGTCCGTAAAAGCAGCCACGGCACGTGCCGCTGCAGCAGGCCCTGGCAGCGGAAACGATGCCGCTGGGAAGGACACCCTGATGGTCCGCAACCTCTTTGTGGGCGTGGACAATGGTGTCCCCCTGGTTACTGACGTCTCCTTCGATGTGGCGCCGGGCACCGTCTTGGGCCTGGTTGGCGAATCCGGCTGCGGAAAGACCATGACCGCGCTGTCGCTGTTGGGACTGCTGCCGTCCGGCGTGTCAGTGACCGGCGGGCAGATTCTCTGGAACGGCAAAAACATGGCAGCGGTTACCGACAAGGAGGCGGAAGGCGTCCGCGGACGCGGGATCGCCCTCATCTCGCAGGAACCCATGCGTGCACTGGACCCGATGTTCACCGTCGGCTACCAGCTCACCGCCGCCATCCGACGTCTCCGGGCGATGGGCAGGGCCGACGCGAAGGCAGAGGCCCTGAACCTGCTGGAAAAAGTGGGCATCGTTGACGCTGCGCGCATCCTGAAGACCTACCCGCACCAAATCAGCGGCGGTATGGCCCAACGCGTGGCCATCGCCCTGGCACTTTCGGGCCGACCGCGCCTGCTTGTGGCGGACGAGCCCACCACGGCGCTGGATGTCACCGTGCAGGCCGAGATCCTGTCTCTGCTTCGTAGTCTCGTGAAGGACACCGGGATGTCCGTGGTGATAGTCACCCACGACCTTGGCGTAGTGGCCGACCTGTGTGACCAGGTAGCTGTCATGTATGCAGGGGAGGTGGTCGAGAACGGCCGGACAGACAGCATCCTGGACAATCCCCGCCACCCCTATACCCTCGCCCTGCTGGCTGCGGACCCGCATGCCAACCACGCGACGGACATGCCCGAACGGCTGGCCACCATCGAGGGCCAGGTTCCCCAGCCCAAGGACTGGCCCAGCACGTGCCGCTTCGCAGCCCGTTGCCAGTTCGCCGGCTCTGCGTGCCTGGTCCCTATCCCGCTGCTGCCCTCCGGAACCGGCGACGGCCTGGTGCGCTGCGTCAAGGCGGACGAACTCGCCGTCGAAGGCCTGGACTGGGTGGCCACCGACGTACCCGCCCACCAGGTTCTGAAGCTGGTCGACGCAGGAGCACCTCCCGCCGGACCGGAACACCGGACTGCTGAAAAGGATCACTCATGA
- a CDS encoding ABC transporter permease produces the protein MEVTMALFITKRLLMALATVFVVAVLAFLLVHATPGSPGAVSLGSGATQEAIAEVNQRLGWNDPLLVQFFNWLGAAVQGDFGISLIDGRSVSGDLASRLPVTASLAAGATLLSAILGIAMGVTAAVRGGVAERIIGGVCGLGVALPNFWVGIIFVYLFAVQASIFPATGYVPFEVSPRDWALSLALPVLTLAVGGAAFIARQTRASMLEALQQEHIRTLRATATPTWKILYVHALRYASLPIVAGIALQFIGLFGGSVIAEQLFAMPGLGQAVQTSVSTHDAPSVQGVVVIATVVVVAVNLVLELATKFLDPKLRTS, from the coding sequence ATGGAGGTCACCATGGCACTATTCATCACCAAGCGCCTGCTGATGGCGCTGGCCACCGTGTTTGTGGTTGCTGTCCTGGCTTTCCTTTTGGTGCACGCAACGCCGGGCAGCCCGGGAGCGGTATCACTTGGATCCGGTGCTACACAGGAAGCAATTGCGGAGGTCAACCAGCGCCTGGGCTGGAATGATCCCCTGCTGGTCCAGTTCTTCAACTGGCTCGGTGCCGCGGTCCAGGGTGACTTCGGGATCTCGCTCATCGACGGACGATCAGTCAGCGGCGACCTCGCGAGCAGGCTTCCGGTCACGGCGTCCCTTGCTGCCGGTGCAACCCTGCTCAGCGCGATCCTGGGCATCGCGATGGGCGTGACCGCGGCTGTCCGTGGCGGCGTTGCCGAGCGGATCATTGGCGGTGTCTGCGGCCTGGGCGTGGCTCTTCCCAACTTCTGGGTGGGCATCATCTTTGTGTACCTGTTTGCGGTGCAAGCCTCCATCTTTCCGGCTACCGGCTACGTCCCGTTTGAGGTTTCCCCCCGGGATTGGGCGCTGTCCTTGGCGCTGCCTGTGCTGACCTTGGCCGTGGGCGGAGCGGCGTTCATTGCCCGCCAAACCAGGGCTTCCATGCTTGAGGCACTGCAGCAGGAACACATCCGGACGCTCCGGGCCACGGCTACCCCCACCTGGAAAATCCTGTACGTTCACGCCCTGCGGTACGCCAGCCTGCCTATTGTGGCAGGGATTGCATTGCAGTTCATCGGTTTGTTCGGCGGTTCCGTCATCGCCGAGCAGCTCTTCGCCATGCCTGGTCTGGGCCAGGCTGTCCAGACCTCCGTCAGCACCCATGATGCCCCGTCCGTTCAGGGGGTGGTGGTGATCGCCACAGTGGTGGTGGTTGCCGTGAACCTGGTGCTTGAACTCGCCACCAAGTTCCTCGATCCGAAGTTGCGTACCTCATGA
- a CDS encoding ABC transporter substrate-binding protein: MKLLNSTARGSSAVLAGALLLGSLSACSGGSAPSAGKADTSTLTYAVEFDSGSFGYDPLRVADAQRPFFEGLYESLMALQEDGSVGPGLATAFEYNAENTVLTLTLKEGVTFTDGSTLDAELVKGNLDRRSDPALTAYSAVAPGGAQEITSVDVISPTQVALNFAKPQPGFEKNLASPTGMIVGKAGVTDTASLAATPAGSGPYTIDPSTVKGNKYVMVKKEEYPDAAKYAFDKVIFSVVLDPQARANALVSGQADVAQLTSPMVEFAESKKMGVSRAGGTMQALVAFDKTGKTTPAFAEEKVRRAFQYAINREALVEALHKGDTPSWSALPKDSLGFTEELETEYAYNPEKAKALLAEAGYPDGFEFTIVAAATDTDMPVIQKDLAAVGITMNIKVPASTDELFASVSTTPMGYPPLGWHNPVGLMYGVILNGFTNVHKATDEQLSAATGEAAAAKDDAARKTALTKLNKRLVESGWIIPIYEILTNQGYNPEKIAPVEFAGANVFPLLSSYKPAN; this comes from the coding sequence ATGAAACTTTTGAACTCCACAGCACGTGGGAGCTCCGCCGTTCTGGCCGGGGCGCTCCTGTTGGGATCGTTAAGTGCATGCAGCGGGGGCTCGGCCCCATCTGCCGGAAAGGCTGATACCAGCACACTGACCTATGCGGTCGAGTTTGACTCCGGGTCGTTCGGCTACGATCCGTTGCGGGTTGCAGATGCGCAGCGCCCGTTCTTCGAGGGCCTGTATGAAAGCCTGATGGCCCTGCAGGAAGACGGCTCTGTAGGTCCAGGCCTGGCTACCGCCTTCGAATACAACGCAGAGAACACAGTCCTGACATTGACCCTTAAAGAGGGCGTGACCTTCACTGACGGCTCCACCCTCGACGCTGAGCTGGTGAAGGGCAACCTGGACCGCCGCTCCGATCCTGCCCTGACTGCTTACTCCGCTGTAGCACCGGGCGGGGCGCAGGAGATCACTTCTGTGGACGTCATCAGCCCCACCCAGGTGGCCCTCAACTTCGCCAAGCCGCAGCCCGGCTTCGAAAAGAACCTGGCTTCCCCCACCGGCATGATTGTGGGCAAGGCAGGTGTCACTGACACGGCGAGCCTGGCCGCCACCCCTGCCGGGTCCGGGCCTTACACCATCGACCCTTCCACGGTGAAGGGCAACAAATACGTGATGGTGAAGAAGGAGGAGTACCCGGATGCTGCGAAGTACGCTTTCGATAAGGTGATCTTCAGCGTGGTCCTTGACCCCCAGGCCCGGGCCAACGCGCTGGTTTCCGGCCAGGCTGATGTTGCCCAACTCACCTCACCCATGGTGGAGTTCGCAGAATCCAAGAAGATGGGAGTCTCCCGCGCGGGCGGGACCATGCAGGCCCTGGTCGCGTTCGACAAGACCGGCAAGACCACCCCGGCCTTCGCGGAGGAAAAGGTCCGCCGGGCCTTCCAGTACGCCATCAACCGTGAAGCTCTGGTGGAAGCACTCCACAAGGGGGACACCCCGTCCTGGAGCGCCCTGCCCAAGGACTCACTCGGCTTCACTGAGGAGTTGGAGACGGAATACGCCTACAACCCCGAAAAGGCCAAAGCACTGCTGGCCGAGGCCGGCTACCCTGACGGCTTCGAATTCACAATTGTGGCCGCAGCGACCGATACCGACATGCCGGTCATTCAGAAAGACCTCGCCGCCGTAGGCATCACCATGAACATCAAGGTTCCCGCCTCCACGGACGAGCTCTTCGCCTCAGTTTCCACCACGCCCATGGGATACCCGCCGCTGGGCTGGCACAACCCGGTTGGCCTGATGTACGGCGTCATCCTGAACGGCTTCACCAACGTGCACAAAGCCACCGACGAACAACTCAGCGCCGCCACCGGCGAGGCTGCCGCAGCCAAAGACGACGCCGCCCGCAAAACTGCGCTGACCAAACTCAACAAGCGCCTGGTGGAGTCCGGCTGGATAATTCCCATCTACGAAATCCTGACCAACCAGGGCTACAACCCGGAAAAAATCGCCCCTGTGGAGTTCGCCGGCGCCAACGTCTTCCCCCTCCTGTCGTCCTACAAGCCCGCCAACTGA
- a CDS encoding glycoside hydrolase family 1 protein → MTTAASPFPQDFLWGVASAGHQVEGNNVNSDIWFLEHLPGTMFSEPSLDAVDHYHRYREDIALIAGLGFTTYRFSLEWARIEPEEGFFSQAELNHYRRVLEACHEHGLTPVVTFHHFSSPLWLLAKGGWEVPRTAEFFARYCDRVMAHMGELIGVACTLNEPNLPFLLLEFGVPGGSKESRANLPMFASAAERLNLEPRQVAPFHFVATAESYDVRLAAHHAGRDAIKAHRPDLPVGWTLANTDIQFVEGGEERADRVRRDVNERFLNASRGDDFVGIQTYGRTIFAADGLAPAPAGAKLNQSGEEIYPQALEVTIREAHRIAGIPVIVTENGLATEDDTQRVEYLRAAVDCVASCLADGIDVRGYIAWTAFDNFEWIFGYGSKFGLIAVNRDTQERTPKESAHWLGSRAREHAAAVNASGGTTAQLGKSPQPA, encoded by the coding sequence ATGACCACCGCCGCATCACCATTCCCTCAGGACTTTCTTTGGGGCGTAGCGAGCGCAGGGCACCAGGTGGAAGGAAACAACGTCAACAGTGACATCTGGTTCCTGGAGCACCTTCCTGGCACCATGTTCTCCGAACCTTCCCTTGACGCGGTGGACCACTACCACCGCTATCGTGAGGACATCGCGCTCATCGCCGGCCTCGGATTCACCACGTACCGGTTTTCGCTGGAGTGGGCACGCATCGAACCGGAAGAGGGATTTTTTTCTCAGGCTGAGCTGAATCATTACCGCCGCGTTTTGGAAGCCTGCCATGAGCACGGCCTCACCCCTGTAGTGACGTTCCACCACTTCAGCTCCCCCTTGTGGCTCCTCGCCAAGGGTGGCTGGGAAGTTCCACGCACGGCTGAGTTCTTTGCGCGCTACTGCGACCGGGTCATGGCGCATATGGGTGAGCTCATCGGCGTGGCCTGCACCCTGAACGAACCCAACCTGCCGTTTTTGCTTTTGGAATTCGGGGTTCCGGGCGGTTCCAAGGAGTCCCGCGCGAATCTCCCCATGTTCGCTTCCGCCGCGGAGCGGCTGAACCTGGAGCCGCGGCAAGTGGCACCCTTCCATTTCGTAGCAACTGCGGAGTCCTACGATGTGCGCCTGGCCGCTCACCACGCGGGCCGCGATGCAATCAAGGCCCACCGGCCCGACCTTCCAGTGGGATGGACCCTGGCCAACACGGACATCCAGTTTGTCGAGGGCGGCGAGGAACGCGCCGACAGAGTACGGCGCGACGTCAACGAGCGTTTCCTCAACGCCTCCCGGGGCGATGACTTCGTGGGCATCCAGACGTATGGCCGTACCATCTTCGCCGCAGACGGTCTGGCACCGGCACCTGCCGGAGCCAAACTGAACCAGTCAGGCGAGGAGATCTACCCGCAAGCCCTCGAAGTCACCATCCGGGAGGCCCACCGGATCGCCGGCATTCCGGTAATAGTCACGGAAAACGGCCTGGCCACGGAGGATGACACGCAGCGGGTGGAGTACCTTCGCGCCGCGGTGGACTGCGTGGCTTCATGCCTGGCGGACGGCATCGACGTCCGCGGCTACATCGCTTGGACGGCGTTCGACAACTTCGAATGGATATTCGGCTACGGGTCCAAGTTCGGCCTCATCGCGGTGAACCGGGACACCCAGGAACGGACGCCAAAGGAAAGCGCCCACTGGCTGGGCAGCCGCGCCCGCGAACATGCAGCAGCGGTCAATGCTTCCGGGGGCACCACAGCCCAGCTGGGCAAGTCACCCCAGCCCGCCTGA
- a CDS encoding CaiB/BaiF CoA transferase family protein, producing MPGPLDGITVVDLTRALAGPHATMMMADLGARVIKVESPQGGDDTRGWGPPFVGSEEDRQSTYFLSCNRNKESITVDMKSDGGADTLRRLIRNADVLVENFRPGTLDRLGFSPEAIEELNPRMVVLSISGFGHDGPEGGRAGYDQIAQGESGLMSLTGSGPDDPQRVGVPIGDLLAGIYGAYGVLAALLDRERTGRGQVVRTSLLASLVGVHAFQGTRWTVAGETGLAQGNHHPSIAPYGLFRCADGAVQIAVGSEGLWSRFAAFAGLDPADPAFASNAARVASHSRLVACIEEYFSGHKAEDLLGALKAAGIPAGKVRSVKEVYEWEQTRSQGLVLAVEHPTLGPIELPGPPLRFFEHAGVETTRNEHTAPPLLGQHDASVARWLEQTVPA from the coding sequence ATGCCCGGACCACTGGACGGCATCACCGTCGTCGACCTCACCCGCGCCTTGGCCGGACCCCACGCCACCATGATGATGGCTGACCTGGGCGCACGCGTCATCAAGGTCGAATCGCCGCAGGGCGGTGACGACACCCGGGGTTGGGGGCCGCCTTTCGTTGGTAGTGAGGAAGACCGACAATCCACGTACTTCCTGTCCTGTAACCGGAACAAGGAATCCATCACCGTGGATATGAAGAGCGACGGCGGTGCGGACACTCTGCGCCGGCTCATCCGAAACGCCGACGTGCTGGTGGAAAACTTCCGCCCGGGAACTCTGGACCGACTCGGTTTCAGCCCGGAAGCCATCGAGGAGCTCAACCCGCGGATGGTTGTCCTCTCGATCTCAGGCTTTGGCCATGACGGTCCCGAGGGAGGCAGGGCCGGCTATGACCAGATTGCCCAGGGGGAAAGCGGTTTGATGTCCCTCACCGGGTCCGGACCGGATGATCCGCAGCGGGTGGGCGTTCCTATCGGCGACCTGTTGGCAGGAATCTACGGGGCCTACGGGGTGCTGGCTGCATTGCTCGATCGGGAAAGGACAGGGCGTGGGCAGGTGGTGCGGACCTCACTGCTCGCGTCCCTTGTTGGCGTCCACGCGTTTCAGGGCACCCGCTGGACCGTGGCCGGCGAAACCGGCCTGGCCCAGGGAAACCACCACCCCTCCATCGCCCCTTACGGCCTGTTCCGCTGCGCGGACGGAGCCGTGCAGATCGCCGTCGGTTCCGAGGGGCTGTGGTCGCGTTTCGCAGCCTTTGCAGGTTTGGATCCTGCCGATCCGGCGTTTGCGTCCAATGCCGCGAGGGTGGCCAGCCACTCCAGGCTGGTTGCCTGCATTGAAGAGTATTTTTCCGGGCACAAGGCCGAAGACCTTCTAGGGGCCTTGAAGGCGGCCGGCATTCCTGCAGGGAAAGTCCGGAGCGTGAAGGAAGTCTACGAATGGGAGCAAACCAGATCGCAAGGACTGGTGCTGGCTGTGGAGCATCCGACGCTGGGCCCGATAGAGCTTCCGGGACCGCCGCTGCGGTTCTTCGAGCATGCCGGAGTTGAGACCACCCGTAATGAGCACACGGCTCCGCCGCTGCTGGGGCAGCATGACGCGTCGGTTGCCCGGTGGCTGGAACAGACGGTACCTGCATGA